From Streptomyces durmitorensis, a single genomic window includes:
- a CDS encoding CehA/McbA family metallohydrolase yields the protein MCEDEHHRARPANTPLNRRGLLVTGAAAALTLNSVSFASASGRASGSDDETKVVRGTLPTGSPDFVYLPVEVPDGVREIHVAYTYEKVTVPAGTQGNALDIGIFDQRGTALGGKGFRGWSGGARTEFFIRADDATPGYIPGPVKAGTWNIALGPYTVAPQGLPYEVTITLKYGAPGKTVRPIYPPERAKGRGRAWYRGDCHLHSWYSDGRRTPAEIAALARAAGLDFINSSDHNTHSAHAHWADEAGDDLLVMLGEEVTTRNGHVVALGTDPGTFIDWRYRARDNRFGKYAREVRDAGGLVVPAHPHATCIGCNWKFGFGEADAVEVWNGTYTPDDEISLADWDSTLVASVRGRKPWIPAMGNSDAHRDPDPIGTPQTVVLADDLTRDAIQAGIRAGHSYVAENKNVTLKFTATGGKGKQAGIGERLYVEQDAPVTIRLDVTGAPGCTIRFVTDQGVLFTSPALPASGSGTAEWRTTPSYSAYVRAEVRHAPTVPSLPGPLTAFTNPVFLGRS from the coding sequence ATGTGCGAGGACGAACACCACCGGGCCAGACCCGCCAACACACCCCTCAACCGGCGCGGTCTGCTCGTGACGGGAGCCGCCGCCGCGCTTACGTTGAACAGCGTGAGCTTCGCGAGCGCCTCGGGGCGCGCATCCGGAAGTGACGACGAGACCAAGGTGGTGCGCGGCACGCTGCCCACCGGGTCACCCGACTTCGTGTATCTGCCGGTCGAAGTCCCGGACGGCGTACGGGAGATCCACGTCGCGTACACCTACGAGAAGGTCACGGTCCCGGCGGGCACCCAGGGCAACGCGCTCGACATCGGCATCTTCGACCAGCGCGGCACCGCACTCGGCGGCAAGGGATTCCGCGGCTGGTCGGGCGGCGCGCGCACGGAGTTCTTCATCCGCGCCGACGACGCGACCCCCGGCTACATCCCGGGACCGGTCAAGGCGGGCACCTGGAACATCGCGCTCGGCCCGTACACGGTCGCCCCGCAGGGCCTGCCCTACGAGGTCACGATCACCCTCAAGTACGGGGCGCCCGGCAAGACGGTCCGGCCCATCTATCCGCCGGAGCGGGCGAAGGGGCGGGGCCGCGCCTGGTACCGCGGCGACTGCCACCTGCACTCCTGGTACTCCGACGGCAGGCGCACCCCGGCCGAGATCGCGGCCCTCGCGCGCGCGGCGGGCCTCGACTTCATCAACTCCTCCGACCACAACACGCACTCCGCGCACGCCCATTGGGCCGACGAGGCGGGCGACGACCTGCTCGTCATGCTGGGCGAGGAGGTCACCACGCGCAACGGCCACGTGGTCGCGCTCGGCACGGACCCCGGCACGTTCATCGACTGGCGCTACCGCGCCCGCGACAACCGCTTCGGCAAGTACGCCCGCGAGGTCCGCGACGCGGGCGGCCTCGTGGTCCCCGCCCACCCGCACGCCACCTGCATCGGCTGCAACTGGAAGTTCGGCTTCGGGGAAGCGGACGCGGTGGAGGTGTGGAACGGCACCTACACCCCGGACGACGAGATCTCCCTCGCCGACTGGGACAGCACCCTGGTCGCCTCCGTCCGGGGCCGCAAGCCGTGGATCCCGGCCATGGGCAACAGCGACGCCCACCGCGACCCCGACCCCATCGGCACCCCGCAGACGGTGGTCCTCGCGGACGACCTGACCCGCGACGCCATCCAGGCGGGCATCCGCGCGGGCCACAGCTACGTCGCCGAGAACAAGAACGTCACCCTCAAGTTCACGGCCACGGGCGGCAAGGGCAAACAAGCAGGCATCGGCGAGCGCCTCTACGTCGAGCAGGACGCCCCGGTGACGATCCGCCTGGACGTCACGGGCGCCCCCGGCTGCACGATCCGCTTCGTGACGGACCAGGGCGTCCTGTTCACGTCACCGGCACTGCCCGCCTCCGGATCGGGCACGGCGGAGTGGCGGACGACGCCGTCGTACTCAGCCTACGTACGAGCCGAGGTCCGCCACGCCCCGACGGTGCCGAGCCTCCCGGGCCCCCTGACGGCGTTCACGAACCCGGTGTTCCTGGGCCGGAGCTAG
- a CDS encoding LLM class F420-dependent oxidoreductase, whose product MRVAATLYLTDETIAPIRLARELEQRGFAALYLPEHSHIPVSRETPYPGGELPPECARMLSPFVALAQAAAVTDRLGLGTNITLVGQHDPIDLAKQIATLDHLSGGRLTLGIGYGWNKEEAADHGVEWRTRRALVRDRMAVMRALWAEQPTSYEGEFGSVRASEAHPKPVRAPRPRKEGPLHGPRTLIGGAAGPKLFAHIAEYADGWLPIGGGGLRETLPALRTAWADAGRDPAGLYVALSAVEPTEGKLAHYEELGVDEVVVQLPAGGETEVLRVLDGFERYVHLTPAPAGQDRTSTDL is encoded by the coding sequence ATGCGAGTTGCCGCCACCCTCTACCTCACCGACGAGACCATCGCCCCGATCCGCCTGGCCCGTGAGCTGGAGCAGCGAGGGTTCGCGGCGCTCTACCTCCCCGAGCACTCCCACATCCCCGTCTCCCGCGAGACGCCCTACCCCGGCGGTGAACTCCCGCCCGAGTGCGCCCGCATGCTGAGCCCCTTCGTCGCCCTCGCCCAGGCCGCCGCCGTCACCGACCGGCTCGGACTCGGCACGAACATCACGCTCGTCGGGCAGCACGACCCGATCGACCTCGCCAAGCAGATCGCGACCCTCGACCACCTCTCCGGCGGCCGTCTCACCCTCGGCATCGGCTACGGCTGGAACAAGGAGGAGGCCGCCGACCACGGCGTCGAGTGGCGCACGCGGCGCGCGCTCGTGCGCGACCGGATGGCGGTCATGAGGGCGCTGTGGGCCGAGCAACCGACCTCGTACGAGGGTGAGTTCGGGAGTGTGCGGGCCAGTGAGGCCCACCCGAAGCCGGTGCGTGCGCCCCGCCCGCGCAAGGAGGGCCCGCTCCACGGCCCCCGCACCCTCATCGGCGGAGCCGCGGGCCCCAAGCTGTTCGCGCACATCGCGGAGTACGCCGACGGCTGGCTGCCCATCGGGGGCGGCGGACTGCGCGAGACGCTCCCCGCGCTGCGCACCGCCTGGGCGGACGCGGGCCGCGACCCCGCCGGCCTGTACGTGGCGCTGTCCGCCGTCGAGCCGACCGAGGGCAAGCTCGCGCACTACGAGGAGCTCGGCGTGGACGAGGTCGTCGTGCAGCTTCCGGCGGGCGGGGAAACGGAGGTGCTCCGGGTGCTCGACGGGTTCGAGCGATACGTGCACCTCACACCCGCCCCCGCCGGGCAGGACCGAACCAGCACTGACCTGTAG
- a CDS encoding APC family permease, translating into MTQLDVRPQAGDTVNGAPDGGVRAKGLGGNSVGLMGSAVIGISTVAPVYCLTSTLGSTAGEVGLAMPAVFLAGFLPMLLVAFAYRELNKAMPDCGTSFTWTVKAFGPRIGWMCGWGLVIATIIVLSNLAGVATSYFWLLAGEITGNDSVAALDDNKAVHILTCLALIAAATAISYRGMTATKGVQYLLVGLQLVVLALFVVMALGKARSGDIAGSMDFSWSWLNPFSVQSFGAFTAGLSLSIFMFWGWDACLTANEETTGSEKTPGRAALISMVVLIGSYLATGIAAQMAVGSGDKGLGLANPDTSDNVFAALAGPIMGSGLGILLFVAVLASAAASLQTTFIPVARTVLAMSTYEALPPSYARVHPRFKTPGRATVVAGVATGVFYTVMTLVSEHVLVDTIYALGLMICFYYALTAFACAWYFRRELFSSARDFAFKGFFPVFGGILLTAVFVKTLVDMWNPAYGSGSSVFGVGSVFVIGVGLLLLGVVIMLVMGRKSPAFFRGEVLKRDTPALVVAD; encoded by the coding sequence ATGACCCAGTTGGACGTACGGCCCCAGGCCGGAGACACGGTAAACGGCGCCCCCGACGGGGGCGTACGCGCCAAAGGCCTCGGCGGGAACTCCGTCGGGCTCATGGGCAGCGCCGTCATCGGCATCTCCACCGTCGCCCCCGTCTACTGCCTGACGTCGACCCTCGGCTCCACGGCCGGCGAGGTCGGCCTGGCCATGCCCGCGGTCTTCCTCGCGGGCTTCCTGCCGATGCTCCTGGTGGCCTTCGCCTACCGCGAGCTCAACAAGGCCATGCCGGACTGCGGCACGTCCTTCACCTGGACGGTCAAGGCCTTCGGCCCCCGGATCGGCTGGATGTGCGGCTGGGGCCTGGTCATCGCCACGATCATCGTCCTGTCGAACCTGGCGGGCGTGGCGACCTCGTACTTCTGGCTCCTGGCGGGCGAGATCACGGGCAACGACTCGGTGGCGGCCCTGGACGACAACAAGGCCGTGCACATCCTCACGTGCCTGGCCCTGATCGCCGCGGCGACGGCGATCAGTTATCGGGGGATGACGGCCACGAAGGGGGTGCAGTACCTCCTGGTCGGCCTTCAGCTGGTGGTCCTCGCGCTCTTCGTCGTGATGGCCCTGGGCAAGGCCCGCAGCGGGGACATCGCCGGATCCATGGACTTCTCCTGGTCCTGGCTGAACCCGTTCTCCGTCCAGTCCTTCGGCGCCTTCACGGCCGGTCTCTCCCTGTCGATCTTCATGTTCTGGGGATGGGACGCGTGCCTGACCGCCAATGAGGAGACCACCGGCAGCGAGAAGACCCCGGGCCGCGCGGCGCTCATCTCGATGGTCGTCCTGATCGGCTCCTACCTCGCCACCGGAATCGCCGCCCAGATGGCCGTCGGCTCCGGCGACAAGGGCCTCGGCCTCGCCAACCCGGACACCTCCGACAACGTCTTCGCCGCGCTCGCCGGGCCCATCATGGGCAGCGGCCTGGGCATCCTGCTCTTCGTCGCCGTCCTCGCCTCGGCCGCCGCGAGCCTGCAGACCACGTTCATCCCGGTGGCCCGCACGGTCCTCGCGATGTCGACGTACGAGGCACTGCCGCCGTCCTACGCGCGCGTGCACCCCCGGTTCAAGACCCCGGGCCGCGCGACCGTCGTCGCGGGCGTCGCGACCGGCGTCTTCTACACAGTCATGACGCTGGTCTCCGAGCACGTCCTGGTCGACACGATCTACGCGCTCGGCCTCATGATCTGCTTCTACTACGCGCTGACGGCCTTCGCCTGCGCCTGGTACTTCCGCCGCGAGCTGTTCTCGTCCGCGCGCGACTTCGCCTTCAAGGGCTTCTTCCCGGTGTTCGGCGGCATCCTGTTGACCGCGGTCTTCGTCAAGACCCTTGTGGACATGTGGAACCCCGCCTACGGCAGCGGCTCCTCCGTCTTCGGCGTCGGCTCGGTCTTCGTGATCGGCGTGGGCCTGCTGCTGCTCGGCGTGGTGATCATGCTGGTGATGGGCCGCAAGAGCCCGGCGTTCTTCCGGGGCGAGGTCCTGAAGCGGGACACGCCGGCGCTGGTCGTCGCGGACTGA
- a CDS encoding FG-GAP-like repeat-containing protein: MRRSLMAAVAVAALATPFAVVATAGSAAAAPAAAAASKPVTDFNHDGYADLAVSAYRGAVDGVSGAGYVSIVYGSASGADTAHAKQISRTTAGVPGDPEVDGGFGASTEAADLDGDGYTDLTVNNGSKDVVIWGSANGLTQGSELPGEYVQTLKAGDFNGDGKTDLVANSSSTMEVRYGPFTRDGKPASTSSVENGDDGPKELMVGDVTGDGADDLVTSHDFEEMQYSSRLWKGSKDGLAKTSTATKKFTTNGVIADVDKDGYGDLVAREVDEVSETQVYDAGAVRVIYGSASGFSSRTAKIDQDTAGVPGASEAAEINGPERGDQFGYSVSAGDVTGDGYADIVVGVPGENLGNVADTGAVVLLKGGANGLTGTGAQAFNQDTAAVPGVSEKGDNFGEEVKLTDVNKDGLADLTVGVPQEDGTTKDSGAAWLFRGTKTGLTTTGITSFSPSSLGTPEAGARFGGELA, encoded by the coding sequence GTGCGCCGCTCCCTTATGGCAGCCGTCGCGGTTGCCGCGCTCGCGACCCCGTTCGCCGTCGTCGCCACGGCCGGTTCCGCCGCCGCCGCGCCCGCCGCAGCCGCGGCGAGCAAGCCCGTGACCGACTTCAACCACGACGGATATGCCGACCTCGCCGTCTCCGCGTACCGCGGCGCCGTCGACGGCGTGTCCGGCGCGGGCTACGTCTCGATCGTGTACGGCTCGGCGTCCGGCGCCGACACCGCGCACGCCAAGCAGATCAGCCGCACCACCGCCGGCGTACCCGGCGACCCCGAGGTGGACGGCGGCTTCGGCGCGAGCACCGAGGCGGCCGACCTGGACGGCGACGGATACACCGACCTCACCGTGAACAACGGCTCCAAGGACGTCGTGATCTGGGGCTCCGCGAACGGCCTGACCCAGGGCAGCGAGCTGCCGGGCGAGTACGTGCAGACGCTGAAGGCCGGTGACTTCAACGGCGACGGCAAGACCGACCTCGTCGCCAACTCCTCGTCCACCATGGAAGTTCGCTACGGCCCGTTCACCCGCGACGGGAAGCCCGCCTCCACCTCCTCCGTCGAGAACGGCGACGACGGCCCCAAGGAGCTCATGGTGGGCGACGTGACCGGTGACGGCGCCGACGACCTCGTCACCAGCCACGACTTCGAGGAGATGCAGTACTCCTCGCGCCTGTGGAAGGGCAGCAAGGACGGCCTCGCCAAGACGTCGACGGCGACCAAGAAGTTCACGACGAACGGCGTCATCGCCGACGTGGACAAGGACGGCTACGGCGACCTGGTCGCCCGCGAGGTCGACGAGGTCTCCGAGACCCAGGTCTACGACGCGGGCGCCGTCCGGGTCATCTACGGCTCCGCGTCCGGCTTCTCCAGCCGCACCGCGAAGATCGACCAGGACACCGCGGGCGTCCCCGGCGCCAGTGAGGCGGCGGAGATCAACGGGCCCGAGCGAGGCGACCAGTTCGGCTACTCCGTGTCCGCGGGCGACGTCACCGGCGACGGTTACGCGGACATCGTTGTCGGCGTGCCCGGCGAGAACCTCGGCAACGTCGCGGACACCGGCGCGGTCGTCCTGCTCAAGGGCGGCGCGAACGGCCTGACCGGCACCGGCGCCCAGGCGTTCAACCAGGACACGGCAGCCGTCCCCGGCGTCTCGGAGAAGGGCGACAACTTCGGTGAGGAGGTCAAGCTCACCGACGTGAACAAGGACGGCCTCGCCGACCTGACCGTGGGCGTGCCCCAGGAGGACGGCACCACCAAGGACTCGGGCGCCGCCTGGCTGTTCCGTGGCACCAAGACGGGCCTGACGACGACCGGCATCACGTCGTTCAGCCCGTCCTCGCTCGGCACCCCGGAGGCGGGGGCCCGCTTCGGCGGCGAGCTCGCCTGA
- a CDS encoding tyrosine-protein phosphatase, giving the protein MTHVTRVRAAAYTLSAALLAAAAAAPAATAAPHHSSHRPSHHSTHRIPFTQAVVTATGTPGTYTLKWSAPGVRHVAVRTEDGRTVAAGGSSGDVTVRGLSAGVDRQWFDFVPSRGGSLRLADRLVKLDGAVNFRDAGGYRTRTGQWVKMGEIYRSDSLDKLTAADQAKLRRLGLGTDFDLRMTSEREAAPDKVPSGVDYRVADVLAGSDTFTGMPKTADEAATMMADGERFMVSGGSARTAYADVFSGMTDDDDRGLLFHCTAGKDRTGWANAALLTAIGVPRETVMADYLASNHYRAEANAAALAAMPPEQAKVYKPMLDVRAEYLNAGFDEVRDEFGSFRAYEAQALKISGRELQQLKAELLVG; this is encoded by the coding sequence ATGACTCACGTGACTCGTGTAAGGGCCGCCGCGTACACCCTCTCCGCGGCCCTCCTGGCCGCCGCCGCGGCGGCCCCCGCGGCGACCGCCGCCCCGCACCACTCCTCGCACCGCCCCTCGCACCACTCCACGCACCGGATCCCCTTCACCCAGGCCGTCGTCACCGCGACCGGCACCCCGGGTACGTACACGCTGAAGTGGTCCGCCCCCGGCGTCCGGCACGTCGCCGTCCGGACCGAGGACGGCCGCACCGTCGCCGCCGGTGGCTCCTCCGGTGACGTCACCGTTCGCGGGCTCTCCGCCGGCGTCGACCGGCAGTGGTTCGACTTCGTGCCCTCGCGGGGTGGCTCCCTGCGGCTCGCCGATCGGCTCGTCAAGCTGGACGGAGCGGTCAACTTCCGTGACGCGGGCGGCTATCGCACCCGTACCGGGCAGTGGGTGAAGATGGGCGAGATATACCGCTCCGACTCGCTCGACAAGCTCACCGCCGCCGACCAGGCCAAGCTCCGGCGTCTCGGCCTCGGCACGGACTTCGATCTCCGGATGACGTCCGAGCGGGAGGCGGCTCCGGACAAGGTGCCTTCCGGCGTCGACTACCGCGTCGCCGACGTGCTCGCCGGGTCGGACACCTTCACCGGGATGCCGAAGACGGCGGACGAGGCCGCCACCATGATGGCCGACGGCGAGCGGTTCATGGTCAGCGGCGGCAGTGCTAGGACCGCTTACGCCGACGTCTTTTCCGGCATGACGGACGACGACGACCGCGGTCTCCTCTTCCACTGCACCGCGGGCAAGGACCGCACCGGCTGGGCCAACGCCGCGCTCCTGACCGCGATCGGCGTCCCGCGCGAGACCGTCATGGCGGACTACCTCGCGTCGAACCACTACCGCGCCGAGGCCAACGCCGCCGCGCTCGCGGCGATGCCGCCGGAGCAGGCGAAGGTGTACAAGCCCATGCTCGACGTACGCGCCGAGTACCTGAACGCCGGGTTCGACGAGGTGCGGGACGAGTTCGGATCGTTCCGGGCCTATGAGGCACAGGCGTTGAAGATCAGCGGGCGTGAACTCCAGCAGCTGAAAGCGGAGTTGCTGGTCGGGTAG
- a CDS encoding ankyrin repeat domain-containing protein yields the protein MSRRRHKKQTKKLVLAAQLGCTTQAKALLRAGADPRAADPDGTTPLYGASVHGTAPIVRALLAAGADPDTESGHGDQGTPLCAAACWGHTEAVRELLAHGADPNLREDGGTGNTPLYWATQGSHEETAAVLRAAGAST from the coding sequence ATGAGCAGACGGCGCCACAAGAAGCAGACGAAGAAGCTGGTCCTGGCAGCGCAGCTGGGCTGCACGACCCAGGCGAAGGCTCTGCTGCGAGCGGGCGCGGACCCGCGGGCCGCCGACCCCGACGGCACGACCCCGCTGTACGGAGCGTCCGTCCACGGCACGGCGCCCATCGTCCGGGCGCTCCTGGCGGCAGGCGCCGACCCCGACACCGAGAGCGGCCACGGCGACCAGGGGACACCGCTGTGTGCGGCGGCCTGCTGGGGCCACACCGAAGCCGTGCGCGAACTCCTCGCCCACGGCGCGGACCCCAACCTCCGCGAGGACGGCGGCACGGGCAACACCCCGCTGTACTGGGCGACGCAGGGATCGCACGAGGAGACGGCCGCCGTGCTTCGTGCGGCGGGCGCGAGCACCTAG
- a CDS encoding bifunctional FO biosynthesis protein CofGH, with amino-acid sequence MTNSAPQDPGHQESAPAPARPTANAMRRALKRARDGVALDTAEAAVLLQARGDDLKDLATSAARVRDAGLAAVGRPGVITYSKKVFIPLTRLCRDKCHYCTFVTVPGKLRREGHGMFLSPDEVVDIARRGAEMGCKEALFTLGDRPEDRWPEAREWLEAEGYDDTLAYVRAMAIRVLEETGLLPHLNPGVMTWTDLQRLKPVAPSMGMMLETTATRLWSEPGGPHHGSPDKEPAVRLRVLEDAGRSNVPFTTGVLIGIGESYEERADALFRLRSTQRSYHGIQEVIVQNFRAKPDTAMRGMPDAELEELAACIAVARHILGPSARIQAPPNLVDAEYALLIGAGIDDWGGVSPLTPDHVNPERPWPHIDELAAKTAEAGFTLRERLTIYPEFIERGEPWLDPRLLPHVRALVDPETGLANEDARPSGLPWQEPDEGYVASSGRTDLHRTIDTTGRTSDRRDDFDEVYGDWEALREQAAPGMVPSRIDGDVRAALKTAADDPTRLTDEQALALLHADGPALDALCGIADDVRKSMVGDDVTYIVTRNINFTNVCYTGCRFCAFAQRRTDADAYTLSLDQVADRAAQAWEVGATEVCMQGGIHPDLPGTAYFDIARAVKERVPGMHVHAFSPMEVVNGATRTGLSIRDWLSTAKEAGLDSIPGTAAEILDDEVRWVLTKGKLPTATWIEVVKTAHELGIRSSSTMMYGHVDQPRHWLGHFRTLAAIQQEALAKGVEGFTEFVTLPFIHTNAPVYLAGIARPGPTTRDNRAVVAMARLLLHPHIPNIQTSWVKLGTEGAAEMLRSGANDLGGTLMEETISRMAGSSYGSYRSVKDLIAIAEEAGRPAKPRTTLYGEVPLERQEAAAASDGHLPELLPVLD; translated from the coding sequence ATGACCAACAGCGCGCCGCAGGACCCAGGCCATCAGGAGTCGGCCCCCGCGCCGGCCCGACCCACCGCCAACGCCATGCGCCGCGCCCTCAAACGGGCCAGGGACGGCGTCGCGCTCGACACCGCCGAGGCCGCCGTGCTGCTCCAGGCGCGCGGCGACGACCTGAAGGACCTCGCCACGTCCGCCGCGCGGGTGCGTGACGCGGGGCTCGCGGCGGTGGGGCGGCCGGGCGTCATCACGTACTCGAAGAAGGTCTTCATCCCGCTGACCCGGCTGTGCCGGGACAAGTGCCACTACTGCACCTTCGTGACCGTCCCCGGCAAGCTGCGGCGCGAGGGGCACGGGATGTTCCTCTCGCCGGACGAGGTCGTCGACATCGCACGGCGCGGGGCGGAAATGGGCTGCAAGGAAGCCCTGTTCACGCTCGGCGACCGGCCCGAGGACCGCTGGCCCGAGGCGCGCGAGTGGCTGGAGGCGGAGGGCTACGACGACACGCTCGCCTACGTCCGCGCGATGGCGATCCGGGTCCTGGAGGAGACGGGCCTGCTCCCGCACCTCAACCCCGGCGTCATGACCTGGACCGACCTCCAGCGGCTCAAGCCCGTCGCGCCGTCCATGGGCATGATGCTGGAGACGACGGCGACGCGGCTGTGGAGCGAGCCGGGCGGTCCGCACCACGGGTCGCCCGACAAGGAGCCCGCGGTCAGGCTGCGGGTCCTGGAGGACGCGGGGCGCTCGAACGTCCCCTTCACCACCGGGGTCCTGATCGGGATCGGCGAGTCGTACGAGGAGCGGGCGGACGCGCTCTTCCGCCTCCGCTCGACGCAGCGTTCGTACCACGGCATCCAGGAAGTCATCGTCCAGAACTTCCGCGCCAAGCCGGACACGGCCATGCGCGGCATGCCGGACGCCGAGCTGGAGGAGCTCGCCGCGTGCATCGCGGTGGCCCGGCACATCCTCGGCCCGAGCGCCCGCATCCAGGCGCCGCCGAACCTGGTGGACGCGGAGTACGCGCTGCTCATCGGCGCGGGCATCGACGACTGGGGCGGCGTATCGCCCCTCACGCCCGACCACGTGAACCCCGAGCGCCCCTGGCCGCACATCGACGAGCTGGCGGCCAAGACCGCGGAGGCGGGCTTCACGCTGCGCGAACGGCTCACGATCTACCCGGAGTTCATCGAGCGCGGCGAGCCCTGGCTCGACCCGCGCCTGCTGCCGCACGTGCGCGCGCTCGTCGACCCGGAGACGGGCCTGGCGAACGAGGACGCACGGCCGAGCGGACTGCCCTGGCAGGAACCGGACGAGGGGTACGTCGCCTCGTCCGGCCGCACGGACCTGCACCGCACCATCGACACGACCGGCCGCACCTCCGACCGCCGCGACGACTTCGACGAGGTGTACGGCGACTGGGAGGCCCTGCGCGAGCAGGCCGCGCCCGGCATGGTCCCCTCGCGCATCGACGGCGACGTGCGCGCGGCCCTGAAGACGGCCGCCGACGACCCGACGCGCCTGACGGACGAGCAGGCCCTTGCCCTGCTGCACGCGGACGGGCCCGCGCTGGACGCGCTGTGCGGCATCGCGGACGACGTACGCAAGTCCATGGTCGGCGACGACGTCACGTACATCGTCACGCGCAACATCAACTTCACGAACGTCTGTTACACCGGCTGCCGCTTCTGCGCGTTCGCCCAGCGCCGCACGGACGCCGACGCGTACACGCTCTCCCTGGACCAGGTCGCGGACCGGGCCGCGCAGGCGTGGGAGGTGGGCGCGACCGAGGTGTGCATGCAGGGCGGCATCCACCCGGACCTGCCGGGCACCGCGTACTTCGACATCGCGCGGGCTGTGAAGGAGCGCGTGCCGGGCATGCATGTGCACGCGTTCTCGCCGATGGAGGTCGTGAACGGCGCGACGCGCACGGGTCTTTCGATACGGGACTGGCTCAGCACCGCGAAGGAAGCGGGCCTGGACTCCATCCCCGGCACGGCAGCGGAGATTCTCGACGACGAGGTGCGCTGGGTCCTGACCAAGGGCAAGCTGCCGACGGCTACGTGGATCGAGGTGGTCAAGACGGCCCACGAGCTGGGCATCCGCTCCTCGTCCACGATGATGTACGGACATGTGGACCAGCCGCGGCACTGGCTCGGGCACTTCCGCACGCTGGCCGCGATCCAGCAGGAGGCGCTGGCCAAGGGGGTGGAGGGCTTCACGGAGTTCGTGACGCTGCCCTTCATCCACACGAACGCCCCGGTGTATCTGGCGGGCATCGCCCGCCCGGGACCGACGACCCGCGACAACCGCGCGGTGGTCGCGATGGCGCGGCTCCTGCTCCACCCCCACATCCCGAACATCCAGACCAGTTGGGTGAAGCTGGGCACGGAGGGTGCGGCGGAGATGCTGCGCTCGGGCGCGAACGACCTGGGCGGGACGCTGATGGAGGAGACCATCTCCCGGATGGCGGGCTCCAGTTACGGCTCGTACCGCTCGGTCAAGGACCTGATCGCGATCGCGGAGGAGGCGGGGCGTCCGGCGAAACCGCGGACGACGTTGTACGGAGAGGTGCCTCTGGAGCGCCAGGAGGCGGCCGCCGCTTCGGACGGCCACCTCCCGGAGCTGCTTCCCGTCCTGGACTGA